A single genomic interval of Mangifera indica cultivar Alphonso chromosome 5, CATAS_Mindica_2.1, whole genome shotgun sequence harbors:
- the LOC123217372 gene encoding protein KINESIN LIGHT CHAIN-RELATED 1-like isoform X1 translates to MPDLVSVKTPPVMPSLNILLAETRNGTTDNHRTPSPVIKRAPSPSPSNSRVKSTTKTTEKVSIDESSLDNPDLGPFLLKLARDTISSGDSPNKALDYAIRASKSFERFSSPGQSLDLVMSLHVVAAIYCSLGRLEEAVPVLERSIELSDVENGSDHALAKFSGYMQLGDTYSSICLLDRSVWCYESGLKIQIEAIGDSDPRVVETCRYLAEAHVQAMQFDEAKNLCKKILEIHKEHSPPASYEEAADRRLMALVCEATGDYESALEHLVLASMVMIANGQESEVASIDVSIGNIYISLCRFDEAIFSYQKALTVFKATKGENHLSVASVFIRLADLYYKIGKLRESKSYCENALRIYAKPEPGSASEEIANGLTEISAIFEALNEHEEALKLLQKAMKILGDAPGHRNTITGIEAQMGVMFYMLGRYGEAHCSFESAAVKLRASGESKSAFFGIVLNQMGLACLQLYKIKEATELFEEARGVLEQECGPYHLDTLGVYSNLAATYDALGRVEDAIEILEYILKVREEKLGTANPDVEDEKKRLAELLKESGRSRNRKGKSLENLLDSNSRRKKKDATKRRTGFSFKS, encoded by the exons ATGCCGGATCTAGTCTCTGTAAAAACTCCACCCGTTATGCCGTCGTTAAACATTCTCTTAGCAGAAACCCGAAACGGAACAACTGACAACCATCGAACACCATCTCCAGTCATAAAGCGAGCTCCGTCTCCTTCACCATCCAATTCTCGCGTCAAATCCACGACAAAGACCACAGAGAAGGTCAGCATCGACGAATCATCTCTAGACAACCCGGATCTGGGTCCCTTTTTACTCAAGTTGGCCCGAGACACAATTTCTTCCGGTGATAGCCCGAACAAGGCCTTGGATTATGCAATTCGAGCGTCCAAATCATTTGAGAGGTTTTCGAGTCCGGGTCAGAGCCTGGACCTGGTTATGAGCTTGCACGTGGTAGCGGCAATTTATTGCAGTTTGGGAAGGCTTGAGGAGGCGGTTCCGGTTTTAGAGCGGTCGATCGAGCTTTCAGATGTTGAAAACGGGTCGGATCATGCTCTGGCGAAGTTTTCGGGATATATGCAGCTTGGAGACACGTATTCGTCGATTTGTTTGTTGGACAGATCCGTTTGGTGTTACGAGTCGGGTTTAAAGATCCAGATCGAGGCTATCGGTGATTCGGATCCAAGAGTCGTTGAAACTTGTAG GTACTTAGCTGAGGCCCATGTACAGGCAATGCAATTTGATGAGGCAAAAAACCTATGTAAGAAGATCCTTGAAATTCACAAGGAGCACAGTCCTCCAGCCTCTTATGAAGAAGCAGCTGATCGCAGGCTTATGGCTCTTGTCTGTGAGGCAACGGGAGATTATGAATCTGCCCTCGAGCACCTTGTTCTGGCTAGCATGGTAATGATAGCTAATGGTCAAGAGAGCGAGGTTGCTTCTATCGATGTTAGCATTGgcaatatttatatttctctttGCCGCTTCGATGAGGCCATTTTTTCCTATCAGAAAGCACTAACAGTATTCAAAGCTACTAAGGGTGAGAATCACCTTTCTGTTGCTTCAGTTTTTATTCGCCTTGCAGATCTGTACTACAAGATTGGCAAACTAAGGGAGTCCAAATCCTACTGTGAGAATGCCTTGAGGATATACGCAAAACCAGAGCCTGGATCTGCTTCTGAGGAGATTGCCAATGGTTTGACAGAAATCTCAGCAATCTTTGAAGCCTTGAATGAGCATGAGGAGGCATTGAAGCTCTTGCAGAAGGCTATGAAAATATTGGGAGATGCCCCTGGGCATCGTAACACGATTACAGGAATAGAAGCACAGATGGGTGTGATGTTCTATATGCTTGGGAGGTATGGGGAGGCTCATTGCTCTTTTGAGAGTGCTGCAGTGAAGCTTCGAGCAAGTGGGGAGAGTAAATCAGCATTCTTTGGAATCGTGTTGAACCAGATGGGATTGGCTTGTCTGCAGCTGTACAAGATAAAAGAGGCCACTGAGCTTTTTGAGGAAGCAAGGGGTGTATTAGAGCAGGAATGTGGTCCATATCACTTGGACACTCTTGGAGTATACAGCAATCTTGCTGCAACTTATGATGCCTTGGGAAG gGTGGAAGATGCAATTGAGATATTGGAGTACATCCTTAAGGTGAGAGAAGAAAAGCTTGGAACGGCAAACCCAGATGTAGAGGACGAAAAGAAAAGGCTTGCTGAACTCTTGAAAGAATCAGGAAGGTCTCGAAACAGGAAAGGCAAATCACTTGAAAATCTTCTTGATTCCAACTCACGTAGGAAGAAGAAGGACGCTACAAAGAGGCGGACtggatttagttttaaaagttaa
- the LOC123217372 gene encoding protein KINESIN LIGHT CHAIN-RELATED 1-like isoform X2, giving the protein MPDLVSVKTPPVMPSLNILLAETRNGTTDNHRTPSPVIKRAPSPSPSNSRVKSTTKTTEKVSIDESSLDNPDLGPFLLKLARDTISSGDSPNKALDYAIRASKSFERFSSPGQSLDLVMSLHVVAAIYCSLGRLEEAVPVLERSIELSDVENGSDHALAKFSGYMQLGDTYSSICLLDRSVWCYESGLKIQIEAIGDSDPRVVETYRYLAEAHVQAMQFDEAKNLCKKILEIHKEHSPPASYEEAADRRLMALVCEATGDYESALEHLVLASMVMIANGQESEVASIDVSIGNIYISLCRFDEAIFSYQKALTVFKATKGENHLSVASVFIRLADLYYKIGKLRESKSYCENALRIYAKPEPGSASEEIANGLTEISAIFEALNEHEEALKLLQKAMKILGDAPGHRNTITGIEAQMGVMFYMLGRYGEAHCSFESAAVKLRASGESKSAFFGIVLNQMGLACLQLYKIKEATELFEEARGVLEQECGPYHLDTLGVYSNLAATYDALGRVEDAIEILEYILKVREEKLGTANPDVEDEKKRLAELLKESGRSRNRKGKSLENLLDSNSRRKKKDATKRRTGFSFKS; this is encoded by the exons ATGCCGGATCTAGTCTCTGTAAAAACTCCACCCGTTATGCCGTCGTTAAACATTCTCTTAGCAGAAACCCGAAACGGAACAACTGACAACCATCGAACACCATCTCCAGTCATAAAGCGAGCTCCGTCTCCTTCACCATCCAATTCTCGCGTCAAATCCACGACAAAGACCACAGAGAAGGTCAGCATCGACGAATCATCTCTAGACAACCCGGATCTGGGTCCCTTTTTACTCAAGTTGGCCCGAGACACAATTTCTTCCGGTGATAGCCCGAACAAGGCCTTGGATTATGCAATTCGAGCGTCCAAATCATTTGAGAGGTTTTCGAGTCCGGGTCAGAGCCTGGACCTGGTTATGAGCTTGCACGTGGTAGCGGCAATTTATTGCAGTTTGGGAAGGCTTGAGGAGGCGGTTCCGGTTTTAGAGCGGTCGATCGAGCTTTCAGATGTTGAAAACGGGTCGGATCATGCTCTGGCGAAGTTTTCGGGATATATGCAGCTTGGAGACACGTATTCGTCGATTTGTTTGTTGGACAGATCCGTTTGGTGTTACGAGTCGGGTTTAAAGATCCAGATCGAGGCTATCGGTGATTCGGATCCAAGAGTCGTTGAAACTT aCAGGTACTTAGCTGAGGCCCATGTACAGGCAATGCAATTTGATGAGGCAAAAAACCTATGTAAGAAGATCCTTGAAATTCACAAGGAGCACAGTCCTCCAGCCTCTTATGAAGAAGCAGCTGATCGCAGGCTTATGGCTCTTGTCTGTGAGGCAACGGGAGATTATGAATCTGCCCTCGAGCACCTTGTTCTGGCTAGCATGGTAATGATAGCTAATGGTCAAGAGAGCGAGGTTGCTTCTATCGATGTTAGCATTGgcaatatttatatttctctttGCCGCTTCGATGAGGCCATTTTTTCCTATCAGAAAGCACTAACAGTATTCAAAGCTACTAAGGGTGAGAATCACCTTTCTGTTGCTTCAGTTTTTATTCGCCTTGCAGATCTGTACTACAAGATTGGCAAACTAAGGGAGTCCAAATCCTACTGTGAGAATGCCTTGAGGATATACGCAAAACCAGAGCCTGGATCTGCTTCTGAGGAGATTGCCAATGGTTTGACAGAAATCTCAGCAATCTTTGAAGCCTTGAATGAGCATGAGGAGGCATTGAAGCTCTTGCAGAAGGCTATGAAAATATTGGGAGATGCCCCTGGGCATCGTAACACGATTACAGGAATAGAAGCACAGATGGGTGTGATGTTCTATATGCTTGGGAGGTATGGGGAGGCTCATTGCTCTTTTGAGAGTGCTGCAGTGAAGCTTCGAGCAAGTGGGGAGAGTAAATCAGCATTCTTTGGAATCGTGTTGAACCAGATGGGATTGGCTTGTCTGCAGCTGTACAAGATAAAAGAGGCCACTGAGCTTTTTGAGGAAGCAAGGGGTGTATTAGAGCAGGAATGTGGTCCATATCACTTGGACACTCTTGGAGTATACAGCAATCTTGCTGCAACTTATGATGCCTTGGGAAG gGTGGAAGATGCAATTGAGATATTGGAGTACATCCTTAAGGTGAGAGAAGAAAAGCTTGGAACGGCAAACCCAGATGTAGAGGACGAAAAGAAAAGGCTTGCTGAACTCTTGAAAGAATCAGGAAGGTCTCGAAACAGGAAAGGCAAATCACTTGAAAATCTTCTTGATTCCAACTCACGTAGGAAGAAGAAGGACGCTACAAAGAGGCGGACtggatttagttttaaaagttaa
- the LOC123216289 gene encoding LOB domain-containing protein 1-like, which yields MALKQMGSEKVSRTRTHQPCAACKMLRRRCDNNCVLAPYFPIDEMGKFACVHKVFGASNVIKMIQMVEETKREDAVKAIVYEATARLRDPVYGSAGATFHLHKMVQDLKVELESIQTQVAALQEQRNQLLGILMNVHHQDPVFPINESMFDCGGFSVGDGSLACDPFDFSMECDWIL from the exons ATGGCACTTAAACAAATGGGTTCTGAAAAGGTGTCAAGAACCAGGACTCATCAACCTTGTGCTGCTTGTAAGATGCTTCGTCGGAGATGTGACAACAATTGCGTACTTGCACCGTATTTTCCTATTGATGAGATGGGAAAGTTTGCCTGTGTGCATAAGGTTTTTGGAGCTAGCAATGTCATTAAAATGATTCAG ATGGTTGAGGAGACAAAGCGGGAGGATGCTGTAAAGGCAATAGTTTATGAAGCAACAGCAAGGCTCAGAGACCCTGTTTATGGCAGCGCTGGGGCTACTTTTCACTTGCATAAGATGGTGCAGGATCTGAAAGTTGAGTTGGAATCAATACAAACTCAAGTTGCGGCTTTGCAAGAGCAAAGAAATCAGTTATTGGGCATCCTTATGAATGTTCATCACCAGGATCCTGTCTTCCCCATAAATGAATCCATGTTTGATTGTGGAGGTTTCTCAGTAGGTGATGGATCTTTAGCCTGTGATCCTTTTGACTTCTCTATGGAGTGTGACTGGATTTTGTGA